From Enterobacter pseudoroggenkampii, a single genomic window includes:
- a CDS encoding YbgA family protein — protein sequence MTTKPVLGISGCLTGSAVRFDGGHKRMGFVMDELAQWVNFRPVCPEMAIGLPTPRPALRLIVTEHGETQMRFSHAPHEDVTQKMADFTADFLPKIGDLAGFIVCAKSPSCGMERVRLYDENGNRGRKEGVGLFTAALLETWPWLPVEEDGRLHDPVLRENFVERVFALHELNTLRKNGLTRRALLDFHSRYKLQLLAHHQAGYREIGPFVASLHEWEDLDAFFVAYREKLMTILKKPASRKNHTNVLMHIQGYFRSQLNTRQRGELRDVILHYRNGQLPILAPITLLKHYLAEYPDRYLMTQNYFDPYPDDLGLRLAVK from the coding sequence ATGACAACGAAACCTGTGCTCGGTATTAGCGGATGTTTGACCGGATCCGCCGTTCGCTTTGACGGCGGACACAAGCGTATGGGCTTCGTCATGGATGAGCTGGCCCAGTGGGTGAATTTCAGGCCCGTCTGCCCGGAAATGGCCATCGGCCTGCCGACCCCTCGCCCGGCGCTGCGTCTGATCGTGACGGAACACGGTGAAACGCAGATGCGTTTTAGCCATGCGCCTCATGAAGACGTTACGCAGAAAATGGCGGACTTTACGGCAGATTTTTTGCCGAAAATCGGCGATCTCGCTGGTTTTATCGTCTGCGCTAAATCCCCAAGCTGCGGCATGGAACGCGTGCGTCTGTATGATGAAAACGGCAACCGGGGCCGCAAGGAGGGGGTCGGGCTGTTCACCGCCGCCCTCCTTGAAACCTGGCCGTGGCTGCCCGTGGAAGAGGACGGACGTCTGCACGATCCGGTGCTGCGGGAAAACTTTGTCGAACGTGTTTTTGCCCTGCACGAACTGAACACGCTGCGTAAAAATGGCCTCACACGCCGTGCGCTGCTGGACTTCCACAGCCGTTACAAACTTCAGCTGCTGGCGCACCATCAGGCAGGCTACCGTGAAATCGGCCCGTTCGTTGCCTCGCTGCACGAGTGGGAAGACCTGGATGCCTTCTTCGTGGCGTATCGGGAAAAGCTGATGACCATCCTGAAAAAACCCGCCTCGCGGAAAAATCACACCAACGTGCTGATGCATATTCAGGGGTATTTCCGTAGCCAGCTGAACACCCGCCAGCGCGGCGAGCTGCGCGACGTGATCCTGCACTATCGCAACGGGCAGTTGCCTATTCTCGCCCCGATCACGCTGCTGAAGCATTACCTGGCCGAATACCCCGACCGATATCTGATGACGCAAAACTACTTTGATCCCTATCCTGATGATTTGGGTCTGCGTCTGGCAGTCAAGTGA
- a CDS encoding DUF6966 domain-containing protein — protein MKSEIHTLLNQIIELLVSCDESVWSKRLIYYREHLDSDYDQVVLGIRSIFRGAGSFNDLILQNNGKMLQAENNTLNELSDKLYSLIKAEISERNI, from the coding sequence ATGAAATCAGAAATACATACGTTACTTAATCAAATCATTGAATTACTTGTCTCTTGTGATGAAAGTGTTTGGTCAAAAAGACTAATTTATTATCGTGAGCACCTGGATTCTGATTATGACCAGGTCGTGTTAGGTATTAGGTCTATTTTCAGAGGGGCTGGTTCCTTTAACGACTTAATATTGCAAAATAACGGCAAAATGCTGCAAGCTGAAAACAATACCCTTAATGAGTTATCAGATAAGCTATACAGCTTAATAAAAGCAGAGATCTCAGAGCGTAATATCTGA
- a CDS encoding glycoside-pentoside-hexuronide family transporter produces the protein MSEVLSVKEKIGYGMGDAASHIIFDNVMLYMMFFYTDIFGIPAGFVGTMFLLARALDAISDPCMGLIADRTRSRWGKFRPWILFGAIPFGIVCVLAYTTPDLSLNGKMVYAAVTYTLLTLLYTVVNIPYCALGGVITSDPTQRISLQSWRFVLATAGGMLSTVLMMPLVKLIGGDDKAFGFQGGIAVLSVVAFLMLAFCFFTTKERIQVPPSTTSMREDLRDIWQNDQWRIVGVLTILNILAVCVRGGAMMYYCTWIMGSPEVFVAFLTTYCVGNLIGSALAKPLTDWKCKVSIFWWTNAALAVVSVAMFFVPMHATVLMFAFIFVIGVLHQLVTPIQWVMMSDTVDYGEWTNGKRLTGISFAGTLFVLKLGLALGGAMIGWMLAGGGYDAAAKTQNSATISIIIGLFTLAPAVCYVLSAIIAKRYYTLKTPFLTKILGELAQGARRNQQEFENLPVSKELQN, from the coding sequence ATGAGCGAAGTATTGTCAGTAAAAGAGAAGATTGGCTACGGCATGGGTGACGCCGCCAGCCACATCATTTTTGATAACGTTATGTTGTACATGATGTTTTTCTACACCGATATTTTCGGCATTCCCGCCGGGTTTGTCGGCACCATGTTCCTGCTGGCGCGCGCGCTGGATGCGATCTCCGACCCGTGCATGGGGCTGATTGCCGACCGCACCCGCAGCCGCTGGGGCAAGTTCCGACCGTGGATTTTGTTCGGCGCGATCCCGTTCGGCATTGTCTGCGTGCTGGCCTACACCACGCCGGACCTCAGCCTCAACGGTAAAATGGTTTATGCCGCCGTGACCTACACGCTGCTGACCCTGCTCTATACCGTGGTCAATATTCCTTACTGCGCGCTGGGCGGCGTGATCACCAGTGACCCGACGCAGCGTATCTCCCTTCAGTCCTGGCGCTTTGTGCTGGCGACGGCGGGCGGCATGCTCTCCACGGTGCTGATGATGCCGCTGGTGAAGCTGATTGGTGGCGACGATAAGGCGTTCGGCTTCCAGGGCGGCATCGCCGTGCTGTCGGTGGTCGCGTTCCTGATGCTGGCGTTCTGCTTCTTCACCACCAAAGAGCGCATCCAGGTGCCGCCGAGCACCACCTCCATGCGCGAAGACCTGCGCGATATCTGGCAAAACGACCAGTGGCGCATCGTCGGCGTGCTGACCATCCTCAACATCCTTGCCGTCTGCGTGCGCGGCGGTGCGATGATGTACTACTGCACCTGGATCATGGGCTCGCCGGAAGTGTTCGTCGCGTTCCTCACCACCTACTGCGTCGGCAACCTGATTGGCTCCGCGCTGGCGAAACCGCTCACCGACTGGAAGTGCAAGGTCAGCATCTTCTGGTGGACCAACGCCGCGCTGGCGGTGGTCAGCGTGGCGATGTTCTTCGTCCCGATGCATGCCACCGTGCTGATGTTCGCCTTTATCTTCGTCATCGGCGTGCTGCACCAGCTGGTGACGCCGATTCAGTGGGTGATGATGTCAGATACCGTCGACTACGGCGAATGGACCAACGGCAAACGCCTGACCGGCATCAGCTTTGCGGGCACGCTGTTCGTGCTGAAGCTCGGTCTGGCGCTGGGCGGGGCGATGATCGGCTGGATGCTGGCAGGCGGAGGCTACGACGCGGCAGCTAAAACCCAGAACAGCGCGACCATCAGCATCATTATCGGCCTGTTTACCCTGGCCCCGGCGGTCTGCTACGTGCTGAGCGCCATTATCGCCAAACGCTACTACACGCTGAAAACTCCTTTCCTGACCAAAATCCTGGGCGAGCTGGCGCAGGGCGCGCGCCGCAATCAGCAGGAGTTTGAAAACCTGCCGGTCAGCAAAGAATTACAGAACTAA
- a CDS encoding RNA 2'-phosphotransferase: MNKSQHIKISKFLSYILRHKPEAIELRLDSEGWADISTLIHLSNEKGQKLDLAMLHNVVDLSPKKRFSISQDGMRIRASQGHSLKQVDIKFEEKIPPEILYHGTAHYFLESILEQGLNAKERQYVHLSIDKEMAIQVGMRHGTPVVLKINALKLYHQGVKFYQADNDIWLTKFISPAQIIQDE; encoded by the coding sequence ATGAATAAAAGTCAGCATATCAAAATAAGTAAATTTTTGAGTTACATATTACGTCACAAACCTGAAGCAATTGAATTAAGATTAGACTCAGAGGGTTGGGCAGATATATCTACACTCATCCATCTTTCTAACGAAAAAGGCCAAAAACTTGATCTAGCCATGCTCCATAATGTTGTCGATCTTAGTCCTAAAAAACGCTTTTCCATATCCCAAGACGGAATGCGTATTCGAGCATCGCAAGGACACTCTTTAAAGCAAGTGGATATAAAATTTGAAGAAAAAATACCTCCTGAAATCTTATACCATGGGACTGCGCATTACTTTTTAGAATCAATCCTTGAGCAAGGACTTAATGCAAAGGAGCGGCAGTATGTTCATCTTTCTATCGATAAAGAGATGGCAATTCAGGTTGGAATGCGTCACGGAACACCTGTCGTACTAAAAATCAATGCCCTAAAGCTCTATCATCAGGGCGTTAAATTCTATCAAGCAGATAATGATATTTGGTTAACTAAATTTATTTCTCCAGCGCAGATCATTCAGGATGAATAG
- the uraH gene encoding hydroxyisourate hydrolase, producing MKKTAPLLILASMAFAPAAFSAPAGTLSVHILDQQTGMPPSDVTVTLEKQQQDKWTPIASGKTDHDGRIKSLYPQDQDMQPGVYKVTFKTADYFHGKKLDSFFPEIPVLFTVTRTNEKLHIPLLLSQYGYSTYKGS from the coding sequence ATGAAAAAAACTGCCCCTCTGCTGATCCTGGCCTCGATGGCCTTTGCCCCTGCCGCCTTTAGCGCCCCGGCCGGCACCCTGAGCGTACACATCCTCGACCAGCAAACCGGGATGCCGCCATCAGACGTGACCGTTACGCTGGAGAAGCAGCAGCAGGACAAATGGACCCCGATTGCCAGCGGCAAAACCGACCACGACGGCCGTATCAAATCGCTCTATCCGCAGGATCAGGACATGCAGCCTGGCGTGTATAAAGTGACCTTCAAAACCGCAGATTACTTCCACGGCAAAAAGCTCGACTCCTTCTTCCCGGAGATCCCGGTGCTGTTTACCGTGACCCGCACAAACGAGAAACTGCACATCCCGCTTCTGCTGAGTCAGTACGGTTACTCGACCTACAAGGGCAGTTAA
- a CDS encoding AAA family ATPase, with amino-acid sequence MINTLHIQNYRSIREMSLELEQLNIVFGPNGTGKSNIYKAIHLMHSAAQGQFSQALANEGGILKVFWAGKTRSDQLRRMNLAVETETYEYELQVGFVEKLPYPSQFQLDPVIKEESIWLSGQHRRPSSQLMKRKNQAVFLNNVHHEKVTHSGTLYENESVFGQLGEPHLYPEVSQMRESLRNWRFYHEFSVSSGSAMRAPQVGFRSPVLASDGANLAAAFQTIVEIGDELLLMRILDQAFPGCVFYSDNTGGRFRMMMQREGLSRPLEPAEFSDGTLRFLCLAVALLSPRPPAFIALNEPENSLHPQMLPALASLIAEASRYSQIWLTSHSPELAMLIEKQRSFSLYQLSMVEGETRVERLG; translated from the coding sequence GTGATCAACACCCTGCACATTCAAAACTACCGCTCCATCCGCGAGATGTCGCTGGAGCTGGAGCAGCTCAACATCGTCTTCGGGCCGAATGGTACCGGGAAATCCAATATTTACAAGGCGATACATCTGATGCACAGCGCCGCCCAGGGGCAGTTTTCCCAGGCGCTGGCGAACGAGGGCGGCATTCTGAAGGTGTTCTGGGCAGGCAAAACCCGCAGCGACCAACTGCGGCGGATGAATCTGGCCGTAGAAACAGAGACCTACGAATACGAGCTGCAGGTCGGGTTTGTGGAGAAGCTGCCCTATCCCTCGCAGTTTCAGCTCGACCCGGTGATCAAAGAGGAGTCCATCTGGCTGAGCGGCCAGCACCGTCGGCCTTCGTCACAGCTGATGAAACGTAAGAACCAGGCGGTCTTTCTGAACAACGTGCATCACGAGAAGGTGACCCACAGCGGCACGCTGTACGAGAACGAATCGGTATTCGGACAGCTCGGCGAACCGCATCTTTACCCGGAAGTGTCCCAGATGCGCGAGTCCCTGCGTAACTGGCGCTTTTATCATGAGTTTTCCGTCTCATCGGGCTCGGCGATGCGGGCTCCGCAGGTCGGCTTCCGCTCCCCGGTGCTGGCCAGCGACGGCGCCAACCTGGCGGCCGCGTTTCAGACTATCGTCGAGATTGGCGACGAGCTGCTGCTGATGCGCATTCTCGATCAGGCCTTCCCCGGCTGCGTGTTTTACAGCGACAACACCGGCGGACGTTTTCGCATGATGATGCAGCGCGAGGGGCTGAGCAGGCCGCTGGAACCGGCGGAGTTCTCCGACGGCACCCTGCGCTTCCTGTGCCTGGCGGTAGCGCTGCTCAGCCCGCGTCCACCGGCGTTTATCGCGTTGAACGAACCGGAAAACAGCCTGCACCCGCAGATGCTGCCCGCGCTGGCGAGCTTAATCGCCGAGGCCAGCCGCTACTCGCAGATCTGGCTCACCAGCCACTCGCCGGAGCTGGCGATGTTGATTGAGAAGCAGAGGTCGTTTTCGCTGTATCAGCTGTCGATGGTGGAGGGGGAGACGAGGGTGGAGAGGCTGGGGTAA
- a CDS encoding lipocalin family protein, whose amino-acid sequence MKLWPVVTGVAIALTLVACKSPTPPKGVQPISGFDASRYLGKWYEVARLENRFERGLEQVTATYGKRSDGGISVLNRGYDPVKNKWNESEGKAYFTGEPTTAALKVSFFGPFYGGYNVIKLDDKYQYALVSGPNRDYLWILSRTPTIPDAVKQDYLNIARSLGFRVDQLVWVKQ is encoded by the coding sequence ATGAAGCTATGGCCTGTTGTGACCGGTGTTGCCATTGCGCTGACGCTGGTCGCCTGTAAATCCCCCACGCCGCCGAAGGGCGTGCAGCCGATTTCTGGTTTTGACGCCAGCCGCTATCTCGGCAAATGGTACGAGGTCGCCCGTCTGGAAAACCGCTTTGAACGCGGGCTGGAGCAGGTAACCGCCACCTACGGCAAGCGCAGCGACGGCGGCATCAGCGTGCTCAACCGGGGCTACGATCCGGTGAAGAACAAGTGGAATGAGAGCGAGGGGAAAGCGTACTTTACCGGCGAGCCGACCACGGCCGCGCTCAAGGTGTCGTTCTTCGGCCCGTTCTACGGCGGCTATAACGTGATCAAGCTCGACGATAAGTACCAGTACGCGCTGGTCAGCGGCCCGAACCGCGATTACCTGTGGATCCTGTCGCGCACGCCAACGATCCCGGATGCGGTGAAGCAGGATTACCTGAACATCGCGCGCAGTCTGGGCTTCCGGGTTGACCAGCTGGTGTGGGTGAAGCAATAA
- a CDS encoding MerR family transcriptional regulator: protein MAYSIGEFARLSGITATTLRAWQRRYGLLKPQRTEGGHRQYSDEDVQQALKILDWVKKGVPIGQVKPLLERPTPGRTNNWQTLQQNMLQRLQDGKVESLRQMIYDAGREYPRPELVANVLRPLRSQVSANVAAAMTLRAILDGILIAYTSFCLEGDKKAPGDNILLSGWHLNDPCEIWLEALTRTGQGHRIDILPVPPDALAPEIFPERKWLLVTSGKLTAGRKKQLEQWQQQVSLEVIIL, encoded by the coding sequence ATGGCTTACTCCATCGGCGAATTCGCCCGACTCAGCGGCATCACCGCCACCACCCTGCGGGCGTGGCAGCGTCGCTATGGTTTACTCAAGCCACAGCGCACGGAAGGCGGACACCGCCAGTACAGCGATGAGGACGTCCAGCAGGCGCTCAAAATCCTCGACTGGGTAAAAAAAGGCGTTCCGATTGGCCAGGTCAAACCGCTGCTGGAACGCCCGACGCCGGGACGGACCAACAACTGGCAAACCCTGCAGCAGAACATGCTGCAACGCCTGCAGGACGGCAAAGTCGAATCCCTGCGCCAGATGATTTACGACGCCGGACGTGAATACCCAAGGCCGGAGCTGGTCGCGAACGTGCTGCGCCCGCTGCGCAGCCAGGTTTCGGCCAACGTCGCCGCCGCCATGACCCTGCGCGCGATCCTCGACGGCATCCTCATCGCCTACACCTCGTTTTGCCTCGAAGGCGATAAAAAAGCGCCGGGCGATAATATTCTGCTCAGCGGCTGGCACCTCAACGACCCGTGCGAGATCTGGCTCGAAGCCCTAACGCGCACCGGACAGGGCCACCGGATCGACATCCTGCCGGTTCCGCCTGACGCGCTGGCACCGGAAATTTTCCCGGAGCGCAAATGGCTGCTGGTCACCAGCGGCAAACTCACCGCCGGGCGGAAAAAGCAGCTGGAGCAGTGGCAGCAGCAGGTATCGCTTGAAGTGATTATCCTCTGA
- a CDS encoding toll/interleukin-1 receptor domain-containing protein encodes MNKPNRAKIFISHSSLDKPFAKMLCMDLEANGYAPWLDEWDIKVGESIPELISDGLEEADFVIVILSENVVSSKWVEREWQTKYWNEIQHNCIHVLPLLLKDCKIPELLKTKKYADFRNDFNSGLRDLLAALESLYKKE; translated from the coding sequence ATGAATAAACCTAACAGGGCAAAAATTTTCATCTCTCATTCATCATTAGATAAACCGTTTGCAAAAATGTTATGTATGGACCTTGAAGCAAATGGGTATGCTCCTTGGTTGGATGAATGGGACATAAAAGTGGGGGAAAGTATTCCCGAGCTAATTTCAGACGGACTAGAAGAAGCTGATTTTGTAATTGTTATTCTTTCTGAAAATGTGGTTTCATCAAAATGGGTAGAAAGAGAATGGCAAACAAAATATTGGAATGAAATTCAACACAATTGTATTCATGTGCTTCCTTTACTTTTGAAAGATTGCAAAATACCTGAGTTGTTAAAAACAAAAAAATACGCAGATTTTAGAAATGATTTTAACAGTGGATTAAGGGACTTATTGGCAGCACTAGAAAGTTTGTATAAAAAGGAATGA
- a CDS encoding class I SAM-dependent methyltransferase, translating to MNWQPFRGDAPENMTIFSASFPDVSDQWPMKDDAAREIASLDRALKADPALRPPRVEYDEGGQAVLVPQNRYSEQAFRNRPALTAWRTRLVPSALALFVVQNPLEDRLPDGTKMDSDSRQWFIHANDAVGVRSRARVLAALVDKYIHNESENNWVSLASGAAIPVLEALREAKLDGQQVYLTLVDKDPVALSWAETMAAQEGIVVGEQLTLLRRNLLHTLVRNEDLLLELGEHQAELVDALGIFEYFNDTDAVTFLQRALRLVKPGGAVIVSNMLTSSPHIDFVLRGIGWEDIHPRTLQQLQDIHLAAGVPVENVTVVVPKDGVYAVMEIRVGDEKPHGQFPLPEGEG from the coding sequence ATGAACTGGCAGCCTTTTCGCGGCGATGCGCCGGAAAATATGACGATTTTTAGCGCGTCATTTCCCGACGTCAGCGACCAGTGGCCGATGAAAGACGACGCTGCCCGTGAGATCGCCTCCCTTGACCGCGCCCTGAAAGCCGATCCAGCGCTCCGGCCGCCGCGGGTGGAGTACGACGAAGGGGGGCAGGCCGTGCTTGTCCCGCAGAACCGCTATTCCGAACAGGCCTTTCGCAACCGCCCGGCGCTCACCGCGTGGCGCACCCGGCTGGTGCCCTCCGCGCTGGCGCTGTTTGTGGTGCAAAACCCGCTAGAAGATCGCCTGCCTGACGGCACTAAAATGGACAGCGACAGCCGCCAATGGTTTATCCACGCAAATGATGCTGTTGGCGTGCGTTCCCGCGCCAGGGTGCTGGCCGCGCTGGTGGATAAGTACATTCACAACGAGAGCGAGAACAACTGGGTCAGCCTCGCGAGCGGTGCCGCCATCCCGGTGCTGGAGGCGCTGCGTGAAGCAAAGCTCGACGGCCAGCAGGTCTATCTCACGCTGGTAGACAAAGACCCCGTTGCGCTCAGCTGGGCCGAAACCATGGCGGCGCAGGAAGGCATTGTGGTGGGTGAACAGCTGACGCTGCTCAGGCGCAACCTGCTCCATACGCTGGTGCGTAACGAGGACCTGCTGCTGGAGCTGGGCGAGCATCAGGCCGAACTGGTCGATGCGCTGGGGATCTTCGAATACTTCAATGATACCGATGCGGTGACTTTCCTCCAGCGCGCGCTGCGGCTGGTCAAGCCCGGCGGGGCGGTGATTGTGTCGAACATGCTCACCAGTAGCCCGCACATTGACTTTGTGCTGCGTGGTATCGGCTGGGAGGATATTCACCCGAGGACGCTGCAGCAGCTGCAGGATATCCACCTCGCGGCGGGCGTGCCGGTGGAAAACGTCACCGTGGTCGTGCCTAAGGACGGGGTGTACGCGGTGATGGAGATTAGGGTAGGGGATGAAAAACCGCACGGTCAGTTCCCTCTCCCTGAGGGAGAGGGTTAG
- the yicI gene encoding alpha-xylosidase, with amino-acid sequence MKISDGNWLIQPGLNVTCPVQVFDVEQQGNDLVVYVAPRDVRERTWQLDTLMFTVRLFAPQEGIVGVRIEHFQGALNNGPHYPLNVLKDVKVEIENNAEFAELKSGSVSVRVTKGEFWALDFLRNGQRITGSQLKNNGYVQDTNADRNYMFERLDLGVGETVYGLGERFTALVRNGQTVETWNRDGGTSTEQSYKNIPFYLTNRGYGVLVNHPENVSFEVGSEKVSKVQFSVEGEYLEYFVIDGPTPKEVLNRYTQFTGRPALPPAWSFGLWLTTSFTTNYDEATVNSFIDGMAERNLPLHVFHFDCFWMKAFQWCDFEWDPVTFPDPEGMIRRLKEKGLKVCVWINPYIGQKSPIFRELKEKGYLLKRPDGSLWQWDKWQPGLAIYDFTNPDACRWYADRLKGLVDIGVDCFKTDFGERIPTDVQWFDGSDPQKMHNHYAYIYNELVWNVLKETVGEEEAVLFARSASVGAQQFPVHWGGDCYANYESMAESLRGGLSTGLSGFGFWSHDIGGFENTAPAHVYKRWCAFGLFSSHSRLHGSKSYRVPWAYDDESCDVVRHFTQLKCQLMPYLYRQAALAREFGTPMLRAMMLEFPDDPACDYLDRQYMLGDAMMVAPVFSEAGDVQFYLPEGRWTHLWHNDEIQGSRWHKQQHDFMSLPVYVRDNTLLALGNNNQKPDYAWHEGTAFQLFNLDDGATATCDVPAADGSAIFTLQATRNGNTITLKGEGEARNWSICLRNIQKIHGVKGGSQAGSEWGVVLKALQNEVIIHL; translated from the coding sequence ATGAAAATCAGTGATGGAAACTGGCTTATTCAACCGGGCCTGAACGTGACCTGTCCGGTTCAGGTGTTCGACGTGGAGCAGCAGGGCAATGACCTGGTGGTGTACGTGGCGCCGCGCGACGTGCGCGAACGCACCTGGCAGCTCGACACGTTGATGTTCACGGTGCGCCTGTTTGCCCCGCAGGAAGGGATTGTCGGGGTGCGCATTGAGCATTTCCAGGGCGCGCTGAACAACGGCCCGCACTATCCGCTGAACGTTCTGAAGGACGTGAAGGTAGAGATTGAAAACAACGCCGAGTTTGCCGAGCTGAAAAGCGGCAGCGTCAGCGTGCGCGTCACCAAAGGCGAGTTCTGGGCGCTGGATTTCCTGCGTAACGGCCAGCGCATTACCGGCAGCCAGCTGAAAAACAACGGCTACGTGCAGGATACCAACGCCGACCGCAATTACATGTTCGAACGTCTGGATCTGGGCGTGGGGGAAACGGTCTACGGCCTGGGTGAGCGCTTTACCGCGCTGGTGCGCAACGGCCAGACGGTCGAAACCTGGAACCGCGACGGCGGCACCAGCACCGAGCAGTCCTACAAAAATATCCCATTCTACCTGACCAACCGCGGCTACGGCGTGCTGGTGAATCATCCGGAAAACGTCTCGTTTGAAGTCGGCTCCGAGAAGGTCTCCAAAGTGCAGTTCAGCGTGGAGGGGGAATATCTTGAGTACTTCGTGATCGACGGCCCGACGCCGAAAGAGGTGCTGAACCGCTATACGCAGTTCACCGGGCGACCGGCGCTGCCGCCTGCGTGGTCATTTGGCCTGTGGCTCACCACCTCGTTCACCACCAACTACGACGAAGCGACGGTTAACAGCTTTATCGACGGCATGGCCGAGCGCAACCTGCCGCTGCACGTGTTCCACTTCGACTGCTTCTGGATGAAGGCCTTCCAGTGGTGCGATTTCGAGTGGGACCCGGTGACCTTCCCGGATCCGGAAGGAATGATCCGCCGCCTGAAGGAGAAAGGGCTGAAGGTCTGCGTGTGGATTAACCCGTACATTGGCCAGAAATCCCCGATCTTCCGTGAGCTGAAAGAGAAGGGCTACCTGCTCAAGCGCCCGGACGGCTCCCTGTGGCAGTGGGACAAATGGCAGCCGGGGCTGGCGATTTATGACTTTACCAACCCGGACGCGTGCCGGTGGTATGCCGACAGGCTGAAAGGCCTGGTGGATATCGGCGTCGACTGCTTCAAGACCGACTTCGGCGAGCGTATCCCGACGGACGTGCAGTGGTTTGACGGGTCCGATCCGCAGAAGATGCACAACCATTACGCCTACATCTATAACGAGCTGGTGTGGAACGTGCTGAAAGAGACGGTGGGGGAAGAAGAAGCGGTGCTGTTTGCCCGCTCCGCGTCCGTCGGGGCGCAGCAGTTCCCGGTGCACTGGGGCGGCGACTGCTACGCCAACTATGAATCTATGGCCGAGAGCCTGCGCGGCGGGCTGTCGACTGGCCTGTCCGGCTTCGGGTTCTGGAGCCACGATATCGGCGGGTTCGAAAACACCGCCCCGGCGCACGTCTACAAACGCTGGTGCGCGTTCGGGCTGTTCTCCAGCCACAGCCGCCTGCACGGCAGTAAATCCTACCGCGTGCCGTGGGCCTACGATGACGAGTCCTGCGACGTGGTGCGCCACTTCACGCAGCTGAAGTGTCAGCTGATGCCGTACCTGTACCGTCAGGCGGCGCTGGCCCGCGAGTTCGGTACGCCGATGCTGCGGGCGATGATGCTGGAGTTCCCGGACGATCCAGCGTGCGATTACCTCGATCGTCAGTACATGCTGGGGGATGCAATGATGGTGGCACCGGTGTTCTCCGAGGCGGGCGACGTGCAGTTCTACCTGCCGGAAGGCCGCTGGACGCACCTGTGGCACAACGACGAAATTCAGGGCAGCCGCTGGCATAAGCAGCAGCACGATTTCATGAGCCTGCCGGTCTATGTGCGCGACAACACGCTGCTGGCGCTGGGTAATAATAACCAGAAGCCGGACTATGCGTGGCACGAGGGGACGGCCTTCCAGCTGTTTAACCTGGACGATGGCGCTACGGCCACATGCGACGTGCCCGCGGCGGACGGTTCGGCGATCTTTACGCTGCAGGCGACGCGCAACGGCAACACCATTACCCTAAAAGGTGAAGGGGAGGCGCGGAACTGGTCGATCTGTCTACGCAATATACAGAAAATCCATGGAGTAAAAGGTGGTTCTCAGGCAGGTAGTGAGTGGGGGGTAGTGTTAAAAGCGCTCCAAAATGAGGTGATTATTCATCTTTAA
- a CDS encoding acetyltransferase: MKIETALPSHFERLVAIWESSVRATHHFLQESDIAALRPLLLNAYLPNLKVVMARDDAGVIHGFLGVDENRIEMLFVDDASRGKGVGKFLLQHAIAAFGANEVDVNEQNPQGVGFYRHMGFEQVGRSELDGQGNPFPLLHMRLGGQA, from the coding sequence ATGAAAATAGAAACCGCACTCCCCTCACACTTCGAACGTCTGGTCGCGATCTGGGAATCCTCCGTCCGCGCCACCCATCATTTTTTGCAGGAAAGCGATATTGCGGCGCTGCGCCCGTTATTGCTTAACGCCTATCTGCCTAACCTCAAGGTCGTGATGGCCCGCGATGATGCAGGCGTTATTCACGGCTTTTTAGGCGTGGATGAAAACCGTATTGAAATGCTGTTTGTTGATGACGCGAGCCGGGGGAAGGGCGTCGGGAAATTTCTGCTGCAACACGCCATCGCAGCGTTCGGCGCGAACGAAGTGGACGTGAATGAGCAGAACCCGCAGGGCGTGGGATTTTATCGCCATATGGGGTTTGAGCAGGTCGGACGCTCGGAACTGGACGGGCAGGGGAATCCGTTTCCGCTGTTGCATATGCGGTTGGGTGGACAGGCTTAA